From Methanosarcina lacustris Z-7289, one genomic window encodes:
- a CDS encoding ATP-binding protein produces the protein MQIKIAITGKGGVGKTTLSGTLARLLARDGYEVLAIDADPDMNLASSLGIENPPKPLVDFKDLIQERAGAEGGAFIYNPKVDDIVDKYGVIGPDGVRMLVMGTVDKGGSGCMCPGSAFLRALLRHLMLNEKSAVILDMEAGIEHLGRGTTRGMDLMIIVVEPGARSLETAERIKKLSSEIGIKHIAAVINKGGAGKVNARLEELGIPILGEIPFDQQLMQADLEKRAPIEAGGEAVNAIVKIKEKLMETVEEIRKENEASKK, from the coding sequence ATTCAAATAAAAATAGCAATTACCGGAAAAGGCGGTGTTGGAAAAACTACTCTCTCAGGCACTCTGGCAAGACTGCTTGCAAGAGACGGATACGAAGTCCTGGCAATCGATGCAGACCCGGATATGAACCTGGCATCTTCTCTGGGAATCGAAAATCCCCCAAAGCCCCTTGTTGATTTCAAAGACCTTATTCAGGAAAGGGCAGGTGCCGAAGGTGGAGCTTTTATATATAACCCGAAAGTGGACGACATTGTAGACAAATACGGAGTAATAGGGCCTGATGGTGTCAGGATGCTTGTCATGGGTACTGTGGATAAGGGAGGAAGCGGGTGCATGTGTCCGGGATCGGCCTTTCTCAGGGCTCTTCTCAGGCACCTGATGCTTAATGAAAAGAGTGCAGTTATCCTGGACATGGAAGCCGGAATCGAGCACCTGGGAAGAGGCACCACGCGCGGGATGGACCTTATGATTATAGTGGTGGAGCCGGGCGCGAGGTCCCTTGAAACAGCCGAAAGAATAAAAAAACTCTCTTCCGAGATCGGGATAAAACATATTGCTGCCGTAATTAACAAAGGAGGCGCCGGAAAAGTCAACGCCAGGCTTGAAGAACTGGGCATCCCGATACTTGGAGAAATTCCTTTTGACCAGCAGTTAATGCAGGCTGACCTGGAAAAAAGGGCTCCGATTGAAGCAGGCGGCGAAGCTGTTAATGCCATAGTGAAAATCAAAGAAAAACTCATGGAAACCGTTGAGGAAATCAGGAAAGAAAACGAGGCAAGTAAAAAGTAA
- a CDS encoding asparagine synthetase B family protein produces MCGIAGVVGTPESNKEVNKMLAVLEHRGPDACGIYTAGDLSIGNTLLKITGDMPQPLTGKGALVLNGEIFNFRELADEIGIKTDSDTELLFSLIEIGVKEGSTPIDAVCSVLPKVNGDYALAYACGGELVLARDPSGVKPLFYCSGEGAKKPEIAFASEKKALAFIGRKAKPFPQGGILGFNTENGKITEKTPEGYLKIKSPEKRIYAEKEALFHLKAALEKAVELRLTPTAGIAFSGGIDSTFLAALAKRIDPEISLYAVGLPDSHDVVQAESASEAIGMKRNLKVHFLSPKEIEAAVPEVIYATESTDPMMIAIGLPLYIVAKTAREDGKRVLLTGQGADELFGGYRRHEGFFEQGPDVLDREIYSDLESISKINLERDDMVTMANSVELRVPFLDKEVIKTGLAISPELKVLKKDGFYTRKYILRKAAEDLVSPEILWKEKKAMQYGTGVQKVLDRLARDSGFSKKQGNHIEKYLMQIASENGFEFVN; encoded by the coding sequence ATGTGTGGAATAGCAGGTGTGGTCGGAACCCCTGAAAGTAATAAAGAAGTAAATAAAATGCTTGCCGTCCTGGAACACAGGGGACCTGATGCCTGCGGAATCTATACGGCAGGAGACCTGAGCATAGGAAATACCCTGCTTAAAATAACAGGAGATATGCCCCAGCCGCTTACAGGGAAAGGGGCTCTTGTACTCAATGGGGAGATATTCAATTTTCGCGAGCTTGCAGATGAGATAGGGATAAAAACTGATTCCGATACTGAACTTTTATTTTCACTTATAGAAATCGGGGTAAAGGAGGGGAGTACTCCGATAGACGCTGTCTGCTCCGTACTTCCTAAAGTAAACGGGGACTATGCCCTTGCATATGCTTGCGGAGGAGAACTTGTGCTTGCCAGGGACCCTTCAGGGGTAAAACCTCTATTTTACTGCTCTGGGGAAGGGGCGAAAAAGCCAGAGATAGCCTTTGCCTCCGAAAAAAAAGCCCTTGCTTTTATTGGCAGAAAAGCAAAGCCTTTCCCTCAGGGAGGGATTCTGGGTTTCAATACCGAAAACGGGAAAATCACAGAAAAAACCCCGGAAGGCTACCTGAAGATAAAATCGCCTGAAAAGAGGATCTACGCCGAAAAAGAGGCTTTATTTCACCTGAAGGCAGCCCTTGAAAAAGCTGTGGAACTCAGGCTTACTCCGACTGCGGGAATCGCATTTTCAGGAGGGATTGACAGCACTTTTTTAGCAGCCCTTGCAAAGCGCATTGATCCTGAGATCTCCCTTTATGCGGTTGGACTTCCGGATTCTCATGACGTTGTCCAGGCAGAGAGTGCATCTGAGGCTATTGGCATGAAGAGAAACCTGAAAGTCCATTTCCTTTCGCCCAAAGAAATAGAAGCTGCAGTCCCTGAGGTAATTTATGCAACAGAATCTACGGACCCGATGATGATTGCAATAGGGCTCCCTCTTTACATAGTTGCAAAAACTGCAAGAGAAGATGGAAAGCGTGTCCTTCTGACCGGGCAGGGTGCAGATGAGCTATTTGGAGGGTACAGGAGGCATGAGGGATTTTTCGAGCAGGGCCCTGATGTACTTGACAGGGAGATTTACTCTGACCTTGAGAGCATCTCTAAAATTAACCTTGAAAGAGATGATATGGTTACAATGGCAAATTCTGTGGAACTCAGGGTGCCCTTCCTGGATAAAGAAGTAATAAAAACCGGGCTTGCAATAAGCCCGGAGCTTAAGGTCCTGAAAAAAGACGGCTTTTATACACGAAAATATATTCTCAGGAAAGCGGCAGAAGACCTGGTCTCTCCGGAAATTCTCTGGAAAGAGAAAAAAGCAATGCAATACGGGACAGGAGTACAGAAGGTGCTCGACCGGCTTGCCAGGGATTCAGGCTTTTCTAAAAAACAGGGAAATCATATAGAAAAATACCTCATGCAAATTGCTTCGGAAAATGGCTTTGAGTTTGTGAATTAA
- the purS gene encoding phosphoribosylformylglycinamidine synthase subunit PurS, whose amino-acid sequence MQYQATVTIKQKAGMLDPEGTTAKKALGHLGYAVESIKTAKLYEIVLEAKSAEVAEQKVDEMCQKLIANPIVQNYTIELKELN is encoded by the coding sequence ATGCAGTACCAGGCAACAGTAACTATTAAACAGAAAGCAGGCATGCTTGACCCTGAAGGCACCACAGCCAAAAAGGCTCTCGGACACCTTGGATATGCAGTTGAAAGCATAAAGACCGCAAAACTATACGAAATCGTGCTCGAAGCCAAATCTGCCGAAGTTGCGGAGCAGAAGGTTGATGAGATGTGCCAGAAGCTTATTGCAAACCCAATCGTCCAAAACTATACTATAGAGCTCAAGGAACTTAACTAA